The Gemmata palustris genome includes a region encoding these proteins:
- a CDS encoding tubulin-like doman-containing protein, which produces MPVRLVSQEELPHPLNGYRLIERLGRGGFGEVWKIEAPGGMLKAAKFVFGDLDAMDEDSRPAEQELKALERVKLIRHPYILTLEQFRIIDGQLIIVMELADRNLWDRFRECRGQGLPGVPRDELLRYMDEAAEGLDLMNNYYQIQHLDVKPQNLFLIFNHVKVADFGLAKVLEGVRATVTGGVTPVYAAPETFEGWVSRFSDQYSLAIVFQELLTGHRPFNGANTRALLMQHINGTPDLSALPVGDRAVIGRGLSKKPDDRWPTCTDMVRALRTSGLPPAPPTPVSPSRSGRAVPGSGAPTMPNPSGHALADSIQATRMAGQGRPSAEHAPPFREQTPPPTNLPPLVKPGQNYTPLPGLIPPGSGARLVTPSSVSTQHPAQTLNRPVIFQTGRMGSMGIAPPEKSGDGALFPALVIALGQTGYRVAEQLRRVIADRYGSADRVPNVRILYIDTDPEVGAQQSPDVPAGLTAREIIPARLNRSTHYMQRDTLPPVEQWMPTGSLYKLPRNPGPAAGVRAFGRLALFDHYRTVAQRVRQEIETFLTDDALMQADKITKLGLRTNRPRAYVVAGLAGGTGSGMFLDMAYLVRHEMRQVGYLRPEVVGMFFVPPADVTSPRSTALANTYAALSELYHFQARKTRYQTVFDKSEAPITDSEPPFARTMVSQLPKGADANASRPVLASAARVLYHELLTPAGRVADEGRDVYRHAYPTDAPACQTFGLFRLSWPRPEVLGAATRRFAQRQLQRWTGKDAGHLREHIAGWLAQQWAERKLSFESIVESLQESARASLREDPERVFDAFIDPLRTRTPSGGRLDATSACAVLDQLIKLVGKPDCENDPQPSSLQAAMGIKFEELVKETEGHVSVMAATFLEVPQYRLPGAEEAVRQISEKLKLQVEALEPVRVDLDKEVRSIYARLFHAIGGLGGTGLGAMASRKANAADVIDLLRVYAKKRLQLHVLDLALSVFRKLAGNAPEYLREINFCRSTLGEMHAALTKLGAASNTDASPGKLILPDGCKNLDEAADQFLAALAPEDLLAFDQSLQKDITRKFRGLGNVCLKPLEKGPVFRDMLLNKAREFLDAKLDHSDAAAVFFRSRTENGTAQPLLGEAFEEAAPELVPNIYPRPYEMVVLAAPPGTDGDRLKELAKIVLPNTEFVGAPLPDDICFYREYPQITLTDLPQLGDYARDAYQLMLAAGSPTHARVDVPWQQPVM; this is translated from the coding sequence ATGCCGGTTCGCTTGGTCAGCCAGGAAGAACTCCCACACCCGCTTAACGGGTACCGGCTGATCGAGCGCCTCGGTCGGGGCGGGTTCGGCGAAGTTTGGAAGATCGAAGCGCCGGGCGGGATGCTCAAGGCGGCCAAGTTCGTTTTCGGCGACCTCGACGCGATGGACGAGGACAGCCGCCCGGCCGAGCAGGAGCTCAAAGCGCTCGAGCGGGTGAAGCTCATCCGCCACCCGTACATCCTCACCCTCGAACAGTTCCGCATCATCGACGGCCAGCTCATTATCGTAATGGAGCTGGCCGACCGCAACCTCTGGGACCGGTTCCGCGAGTGCCGCGGACAGGGTCTGCCGGGCGTCCCGCGCGACGAGCTTCTCCGGTACATGGACGAAGCCGCCGAGGGGCTCGATCTGATGAACAACTACTATCAGATCCAGCACCTCGACGTGAAACCGCAGAACCTGTTCCTCATCTTCAACCACGTGAAGGTGGCCGACTTCGGTCTGGCGAAGGTGCTCGAAGGCGTCCGCGCGACCGTGACCGGCGGTGTCACCCCCGTGTACGCGGCCCCCGAAACGTTCGAGGGGTGGGTGTCGCGGTTCTCCGACCAGTACAGCCTCGCGATCGTGTTCCAGGAACTGCTCACCGGGCACCGGCCGTTCAACGGCGCGAACACTCGCGCGCTGCTGATGCAGCACATCAACGGCACGCCGGATCTGAGCGCTCTACCCGTCGGGGACCGGGCGGTGATCGGGCGGGGGCTTTCCAAGAAGCCGGACGACCGGTGGCCCACTTGTACGGACATGGTCCGCGCCCTGCGGACGAGCGGCTTGCCGCCCGCGCCCCCGACGCCGGTGAGCCCCTCGCGGTCCGGGCGCGCTGTGCCCGGGTCCGGCGCCCCCACGATGCCCAACCCGTCCGGGCACGCGCTCGCCGACTCGATCCAGGCCACCCGGATGGCCGGGCAGGGGCGCCCCAGCGCCGAACACGCCCCCCCGTTCCGCGAACAGACCCCGCCGCCCACGAACTTACCGCCGCTCGTCAAGCCCGGTCAGAACTACACGCCGCTCCCGGGGCTCATCCCGCCCGGGTCCGGCGCCCGGCTCGTGACCCCCAGCTCGGTGTCCACCCAGCACCCGGCCCAGACGCTCAACCGCCCCGTGATCTTCCAGACCGGGCGCATGGGGAGCATGGGTATCGCGCCGCCCGAGAAGTCCGGCGACGGCGCCCTGTTCCCCGCGCTCGTGATCGCCCTGGGCCAGACCGGGTACCGCGTCGCGGAGCAACTCAGGCGCGTGATCGCCGACCGGTACGGGTCGGCGGACCGGGTACCCAACGTGCGCATCCTGTACATCGATACGGACCCGGAAGTAGGCGCCCAACAGTCCCCGGACGTCCCCGCGGGGCTGACCGCGCGGGAAATCATTCCGGCCCGCCTGAACCGCTCGACCCACTACATGCAGCGGGACACGCTCCCGCCCGTCGAACAGTGGATGCCGACCGGCTCGCTCTACAAGCTCCCGCGCAACCCCGGCCCGGCCGCCGGCGTGCGCGCGTTCGGGCGGCTCGCGCTCTTCGATCACTACCGCACCGTCGCCCAGCGGGTGCGCCAGGAGATCGAGACGTTCCTGACCGACGACGCGCTGATGCAGGCCGATAAGATCACCAAGCTCGGGCTGCGGACCAACCGCCCCCGCGCCTACGTCGTCGCGGGGCTGGCGGGCGGTACCGGCAGCGGGATGTTCCTCGACATGGCGTACCTGGTGCGCCACGAGATGCGCCAGGTCGGGTACTTGCGGCCGGAAGTGGTCGGCATGTTCTTCGTTCCGCCGGCCGATGTGACCTCGCCGCGCTCGACGGCCCTCGCGAACACCTACGCGGCGCTCTCCGAACTGTACCACTTCCAGGCGCGGAAGACGCGGTATCAGACGGTGTTCGACAAGTCCGAGGCCCCGATCACCGACAGCGAACCGCCGTTCGCGCGAACGATGGTGTCACAGCTCCCGAAGGGGGCGGACGCCAATGCGTCGCGCCCGGTCCTCGCGTCCGCGGCGCGCGTCCTGTACCACGAACTGCTCACGCCGGCCGGCCGCGTCGCGGACGAGGGCCGGGACGTGTACCGCCACGCCTACCCGACCGATGCGCCCGCGTGCCAGACGTTCGGCCTGTTCCGCCTGAGCTGGCCGCGCCCCGAGGTGCTCGGGGCCGCGACCCGGCGGTTCGCGCAGCGCCAACTCCAGCGCTGGACCGGCAAGGACGCGGGGCACCTGCGGGAGCACATCGCCGGCTGGCTGGCGCAACAGTGGGCCGAGCGGAAACTGTCGTTCGAGTCCATCGTCGAATCGCTCCAGGAGTCCGCCCGGGCCAGCTTGCGCGAGGACCCCGAGCGCGTCTTCGATGCGTTCATCGACCCGCTGCGGACGCGCACCCCGTCCGGCGGGCGGCTGGACGCCACGTCCGCGTGCGCGGTCCTCGATCAGCTCATCAAACTGGTCGGCAAACCGGACTGTGAGAACGACCCGCAGCCGAGTTCGCTCCAGGCCGCGATGGGCATCAAGTTCGAGGAGCTGGTGAAGGAGACCGAGGGGCACGTCTCGGTGATGGCCGCGACGTTCCTGGAAGTGCCGCAGTACCGGCTGCCCGGCGCGGAAGAAGCCGTCCGGCAGATAAGCGAGAAGCTGAAGCTCCAGGTGGAAGCGCTGGAGCCGGTGCGAGTCGATCTCGACAAGGAGGTGCGCTCGATCTACGCGCGCCTGTTCCACGCGATCGGCGGGCTGGGTGGTACGGGCCTGGGCGCGATGGCGTCGCGCAAAGCGAACGCCGCGGATGTTATTGATCTGCTCCGAGTGTACGCCAAGAAGCGCCTGCAACTGCACGTTCTGGACCTCGCACTGTCCGTGTTCCGCAAGCTCGCGGGGAACGCTCCCGAGTACCTGCGCGAGATCAACTTCTGCCGGTCCACGCTGGGCGAGATGCACGCGGCCCTCACGAAGCTCGGCGCGGCGAGCAACACGGACGCCTCGCCGGGCAAGTTGATCCTCCCGGACGGGTGCAAGAACCTGGACGAGGCCGCCGACCAGTTCCTCGCCGCACTCGCCCCGGAAGACCTGCTCGCCTTCGACCAGTCGCTCCAGAAGGACATCACGCGCAAGTTCCGCGGGCTCGGGAACGTGTGCCTCAAGCCGCTCGAAAAGGGGCCGGTGTTCCGCGACATGCTGCTGAACAAGGCCCGCGAGTTCCTCGACGCGAAGCTCGACCACTCCGACGCGGCCGCGGTGTTCTTCCGCTCGCGCACGGAGAACGGGACCGCGCAGCCGCTCCTGGGCGAAGCGTTTGAAGAGGCCGCGCCGGAACTCGTGCCGAACATTTATCCGCGGCCCTACGAGATGGTGGTGCTGGCGGCTCCGCCCGGGACCGACGGCGACCGGCTGAAGGAACTCGCCAAGATCGTGCTCCCCAACACGGAGTTCGTCGGCGCGCCGCTCCCGGACGACATTTGCTTCTACCGCGAGTACCCGCAGATCACGCTAACGGACCTGCCGCAGTTGGGCGATTACGCGCGCGACGCCTACCAGCTCATGCTGGCGGCCGGCTCGCCGACCCACGCGCGCGTCGATGTTCCCTGGCAACAGCCGGTAATGTAA
- a CDS encoding (5-formylfuran-3-yl)methyl phosphate synthase, translating into MSTTPGLLVSVRSADEVAAALAGGADLIDVKEPAKGPLAPAEAEVVAAVIDAVDGQVSVSAALGEWSPNAITEAHWHLELPLQYVKWGLAGYAPTPGWGEDLLDTRRELPIGTEMVAVAYADWERAKSVPPAEVAKFAKRFRFKAFLLDTWGKDGKTLLDFMTAKEIAGLVDGLKRVYTTVVIGGSLRPEQVKQLKGVAPDYFAVRTSACAAGKRDGVIDATRVKKWKEVLAGVKVS; encoded by the coding sequence ATGAGTACCACGCCCGGATTGCTGGTCAGCGTGCGGTCGGCGGACGAAGTTGCAGCGGCACTGGCCGGCGGAGCCGACCTGATCGATGTGAAAGAACCCGCGAAGGGACCGCTCGCCCCGGCCGAGGCCGAAGTCGTGGCCGCCGTCATTGATGCAGTCGACGGGCAGGTCTCCGTGAGTGCCGCGCTGGGCGAGTGGTCGCCCAACGCCATCACCGAGGCCCACTGGCACCTGGAACTGCCGCTTCAGTACGTGAAGTGGGGACTCGCGGGGTACGCCCCGACGCCGGGATGGGGCGAAGACCTGCTCGACACGCGGCGCGAACTGCCGATCGGCACGGAAATGGTCGCGGTGGCCTACGCAGACTGGGAGCGGGCGAAGTCGGTCCCGCCTGCAGAAGTCGCGAAATTCGCCAAGCGGTTCCGGTTCAAAGCGTTCCTGCTCGATACGTGGGGCAAGGACGGTAAGACGCTCCTCGACTTCATGACCGCGAAAGAGATCGCCGGCTTGGTGGACGGGTTGAAGCGCGTTTACACGACCGTGGTGATCGGCGGCTCGCTGCGTCCGGAACAAGTGAAGCAACTCAAGGGCGTGGCGCCGGACTATTTCGCGGTGCGGACCTCGGCCTGCGCCGCGGGCAAGCGCGACGGCGTCATCGACGCGACCCGCGTCAAGAAGTGGAAAGAAGTCCTCGCGGGGGTGAAGGTGTCGTGA